Proteins encoded in a region of the Chrysiogenia bacterium genome:
- a CDS encoding pseudouridine synthase → MQERINKLIAASGIASRRDAEDLIREGRVTLNGQIVKDLGRKADPEKDDLRLDGERIGGKPTRLHYLILNKPLNCMTTMHDEEGRLCVGDLLRKADARLFPAGRLDWDSEGLLILTNDGEFANRITHPRYEVPKIYLVKVEGHPTEVRLNKLRRGVTLEDGPTLPAKVELHRKGKQHDWIRITLTEGRNRIVRRMCQRIRHDVIKLKRIGVGPLRLGDLKPGESRVFTPAELAMVEALKAGRPVDALPASMARARPAPKSRKGFAKAKPKPIKPGYKQKKRAVKKATKKAGPKKRTKSPARSPMGKGPKRSPGGTGTGPRTPGARGPARKKTRKPR, encoded by the coding sequence GTGCAAGAGCGCATCAACAAACTCATCGCCGCCTCGGGCATTGCCTCGCGCCGTGACGCCGAGGACCTCATCCGCGAGGGCCGCGTCACGCTCAACGGGCAGATCGTCAAGGACCTGGGCCGGAAGGCTGATCCCGAGAAGGACGACCTGCGCCTGGACGGTGAGCGCATCGGCGGAAAGCCCACGCGCCTGCACTACCTGATTCTCAACAAGCCGCTCAATTGCATGACCACCATGCACGACGAGGAAGGCCGGCTGTGCGTGGGCGACCTGCTGCGCAAGGCCGACGCGCGCCTCTTTCCCGCGGGCCGCCTGGACTGGGACTCCGAGGGACTCCTCATCCTCACCAACGACGGGGAGTTCGCCAACCGCATCACGCACCCGCGCTACGAGGTGCCCAAGATCTACCTGGTCAAGGTGGAGGGCCACCCCACCGAGGTGCGGCTGAACAAGCTGCGCCGCGGCGTCACGCTTGAGGACGGCCCCACCCTGCCGGCAAAGGTCGAGCTCCACCGCAAGGGCAAGCAGCACGACTGGATTCGCATCACGCTCACCGAGGGACGCAACCGCATCGTGCGCCGCATGTGCCAGCGCATCCGCCACGACGTGATCAAGCTCAAGCGCATCGGCGTGGGTCCGCTGCGCCTGGGGGATTTAAAGCCCGGCGAGTCGCGCGTCTTCACGCCCGCCGAGCTCGCCATGGTCGAGGCCCTCAAGGCCGGCCGCCCCGTCGACGCGTTGCCCGCTTCCATGGCCAGGGCACGCCCCGCGCCCAAGAGCCGCAAGGGCTTTGCCAAGGCCAAACCCAAGCCCATCAAGCCCGGCTACAAGCAGAAGAAACGCGCCGTCAAGAAGGCGACAAAGAAAGCCGGTCCGAAGAAAAGGACGAAGTCCCCCGCGCGCTCGCCCATGGGCAAGGGACCCAAACGAAGCCCCGGCGGAACCGGCACCGGCCCGCGCACCCCCGGCGCGCGCGGCCCCGCGCGAAAGAAGACTCGCAAACCCCGCTAG